A DNA window from Gillisia sp. Hel1_33_143 contains the following coding sequences:
- a CDS encoding UpxY family transcription antiterminator produces the protein MSWNVLYTKPRTEKKVAERLRDENLEIFCPLVKEVRQWSDRKKKVEIPLFNSYVFVKIKEKQRNVVFNCPGVVRYLYWLGKPAIVLDDEIDTIKKWLNNESYDSFKVENLNRGDRIKIKSGVFKDNEGIIEYVGNDHLKLLLSSLGCAVIVKLKELA, from the coding sequence ATGTCTTGGAATGTATTGTACACAAAACCGCGAACGGAAAAAAAGGTTGCGGAAAGATTGCGCGATGAAAACTTGGAAATATTTTGTCCATTGGTAAAAGAAGTAAGACAATGGAGCGATAGAAAGAAGAAAGTTGAAATACCACTCTTTAATTCTTATGTTTTTGTAAAGATCAAGGAGAAGCAAAGAAACGTGGTGTTTAATTGTCCTGGAGTAGTACGGTATTTATACTGGTTAGGAAAACCTGCTATAGTTCTAGATGACGAAATTGACACTATCAAAAAATGGCTTAATAACGAGAGTTATGACAGTTTTAAAGTTGAAAACCTAAACCGCGGAGATAGGATTAAGATCAAATCTGGAGTTTTTAAAGATAACGAAGGAATAATTGAATATGTAGGGAACGATCATTTAAAGTTGTTACTATCATCTCTTGGATGTGCTGTTATTGTAAAATTAAAGGAGTTAGCGTAA
- a CDS encoding MATE family efflux transporter: MAKKVKKSKITEGKILSSLITLALPIIFANILQTTYQLIDTFWLGRLGANAVAAVSLSFPILFLVLSLGGGLTLAGTVLVSRYKGANDQSMVDYSSSQTIFVIFIISLFLAALGYFAAPFLMQLVGAGPEIMEDSVKYFQVTSLGFIFLFLFFVFQSLMRGIGNVLLPMYIVLATVFLNLLLDPLFIFGFGSFPGYGVAGAAVASIITQGISALIGVLILFRGKMGIKIQWQNMKPDLTYTKRLFKLGIPSSLDQSTRAAGMTVMVMLVTSFGSDVVAAYGIGSRVLSLVIVPALGLSIATTSLVGQNIGALKIKRAEKIGNLSGKIAFIGLTAIGIIMYIFAENLTAFFVPNDPKVIHDGAVFIKIMAPSFGLLGIQQVLNGLFNGVGFTTASLLISVLSLWIIRFPTAYVLSNNTNLEFVGIWWSFPISNLIAASIALIYYKMGYWKLRTIKRRHLDI, encoded by the coding sequence ATGGCTAAAAAAGTTAAGAAAAGTAAGATCACAGAAGGTAAGATATTATCTTCCCTTATAACACTTGCTCTTCCCATTATTTTTGCGAATATACTTCAAACTACCTACCAGCTTATAGATACATTTTGGTTGGGTAGGTTAGGTGCAAATGCTGTTGCAGCCGTGAGCCTTAGTTTTCCAATACTGTTCTTGGTTTTATCATTAGGTGGAGGCTTAACTCTGGCAGGAACCGTTTTGGTATCTCGGTACAAAGGGGCTAATGATCAATCTATGGTGGATTATAGCTCATCACAAACAATTTTTGTGATTTTTATCATCTCCTTATTTCTTGCTGCATTGGGTTATTTTGCTGCACCTTTTTTAATGCAGCTGGTAGGTGCAGGGCCGGAGATCATGGAAGATTCTGTGAAATACTTTCAGGTAACCTCACTTGGGTTTATATTTCTATTTCTCTTTTTTGTATTTCAATCTTTAATGCGTGGTATAGGAAATGTACTCTTACCAATGTATATAGTGCTGGCTACGGTATTTCTAAATTTATTACTTGATCCTTTGTTTATCTTCGGATTTGGATCTTTTCCTGGGTATGGAGTTGCGGGAGCTGCCGTTGCAAGTATTATTACCCAAGGGATATCTGCTTTAATAGGAGTTTTAATATTATTTAGAGGTAAAATGGGAATAAAGATCCAATGGCAAAATATGAAGCCGGATCTCACATACACTAAAAGACTATTTAAACTTGGAATTCCTTCCAGCTTAGATCAATCTACACGAGCAGCGGGAATGACAGTAATGGTGATGCTGGTAACTAGTTTTGGAAGTGATGTGGTTGCTGCCTATGGAATAGGCTCTAGAGTATTAAGTCTGGTAATTGTTCCTGCTTTAGGACTTTCTATAGCTACTACTTCTTTGGTAGGTCAAAATATTGGAGCTTTAAAAATAAAGCGCGCAGAAAAAATTGGGAATTTAAGTGGTAAGATTGCATTCATTGGTCTAACTGCAATAGGTATCATTATGTATATTTTTGCTGAAAATCTCACAGCTTTCTTTGTTCCTAATGATCCTAAAGTGATACATGATGGAGCAGTTTTTATTAAGATCATGGCACCGAGTTTTGGGCTTCTGGGAATACAGCAAGTTCTAAACGGTCTTTTTAATGGTGTTGGGTTTACTACTGCTTCTTTGCTAATTTCTGTACTAAGTTTATGGATTATTAGATTCCCCACCGCGTATGTATTATCTAATAATACAAATCTTGAATTTGTTGGGATATGGTGGTCTTTTCCTATCTCGAATTTAATAGCTGCATCCATAGCGCTTATATACTATAAAATGGGATACTGGAAGCTCAGAACCATTAAAAGAAGACATCTTGATATTTGA
- the gmd gene encoding GDP-mannose 4,6-dehydratase: MKTALITGVNGQDGAYLSEFLLEKGYVVHGIKRRSSQFNTERIDHLYQDPHVENRNFILHYSDMTDPTSLIRIIKQIEPDEIYNLAAMSHVSVSFEIPEYTANTDGLGTLRILDAVRLLGLEQKTKIYQASTSELFGKVQEVPQTEKTPFYPRSPYAVSKLYAYWMIVNYREAYNMFACNGILFNHESPKRGETFVTRKITRAASRIALGLQDQLFLGNLDALRDWGHAKDYVKVMWMILQAETAEDWVIATGITTSVRDFIKMAFLEVGIELEFIGKGVKERGYVKNCSIAEFQIEIGKELIVIDPKYFRPTEVELLIGDASKAKTKLGWEPEHSLQDLVTEMMQSDLQLMKREAFLKQGGFEILNYSEI, encoded by the coding sequence ATGAAAACAGCATTAATTACAGGGGTTAATGGACAGGACGGCGCTTATTTAAGTGAATTCTTACTTGAAAAAGGATATGTGGTTCACGGTATTAAAAGAAGGTCATCACAATTTAATACAGAAAGAATAGATCATCTGTATCAAGATCCACATGTAGAAAATAGAAATTTCATTCTTCATTATAGTGATATGACAGACCCTACATCTCTTATAAGAATAATTAAGCAGATAGAACCAGATGAGATCTATAATCTGGCTGCGATGAGTCATGTTTCTGTATCTTTTGAAATACCTGAATATACAGCGAACACAGATGGATTGGGAACATTAAGAATTTTGGATGCTGTGAGACTTTTAGGTTTGGAACAAAAGACTAAAATTTACCAGGCATCAACTTCAGAATTATTTGGGAAGGTACAAGAGGTACCACAAACAGAGAAAACACCATTTTACCCGCGTAGCCCGTATGCCGTTTCTAAATTATATGCCTACTGGATGATCGTAAATTATAGGGAAGCTTATAATATGTTTGCCTGCAACGGAATTCTGTTTAATCATGAATCTCCTAAAAGAGGAGAAACCTTTGTAACACGAAAGATTACAAGAGCAGCATCCCGTATTGCACTAGGATTACAGGACCAATTATTTCTTGGTAATCTAGATGCTCTAAGAGATTGGGGACATGCTAAAGATTATGTTAAGGTAATGTGGATGATCTTACAAGCAGAAACAGCAGAAGACTGGGTTATTGCCACGGGAATTACTACAAGTGTCAGAGATTTTATAAAGATGGCATTTCTGGAAGTTGGAATTGAATTAGAGTTTATAGGTAAGGGTGTTAAGGAAAGAGGATATGTAAAAAATTGTTCCATCGCAGAATTTCAAATAGAAATAGGAAAAGAACTAATTGTTATAGATCCAAAATACTTTAGACCTACAGAAGTAGAGCTTTTAATAGGTGATGCCTCTAAAGCTAAAACCAAATTAGGTTGGGAACCGGAACATAGTTTACAAGATCTGGTAACAGAGATGATGCAAAGTGATCTACAATTAATGAAAAGAGAAGCATTTTTAAAACAAGGCGGCTTTGAGATCTTAAATTATTCTGAAATATAG
- a CDS encoding GDP-L-fucose synthase family protein — protein sequence MKKDSKIYVAGHTGLVGSAFTQVLKKHGYTNLLLRTHKDLDLIDCNKVAAFFSEEKPEYVFVGAAQVGGIVANNKYRADFIYNNLMIQNNIIHESYINKVKKLLFLGSTCIYPINSELPIKEESLLSGVLEYTNEPYAIAKIAGIKMCESYNLQYGTNFLTAMPTNLYGPNDNYDLEKSHVLPALLRKIHLGHALETKDWDVIRQDLNTNPMEGLDGDSPKQEILDILQKYGVTLIEGEDDHPKVKIEIWGSGKARREFLHSSEFAEACLFIMENIEFRDISSAYNTKEIRNTHINIGTGKEISIKDLAFLVKETVGFKGELYFNSNKPEGTLRKVIDCQKLKNLGWQYSIEIEEGIREIYQQYQENITQSVHL from the coding sequence GTGAAAAAAGATTCTAAGATATACGTTGCAGGCCATACAGGATTGGTGGGAAGTGCCTTTACGCAGGTTCTCAAAAAGCATGGTTATACAAACCTATTATTAAGAACGCATAAAGATCTAGATCTAATAGATTGTAATAAGGTAGCAGCTTTTTTTAGCGAAGAAAAACCGGAATATGTTTTTGTAGGTGCAGCTCAGGTTGGTGGCATTGTTGCCAATAATAAATATAGGGCAGATTTTATTTACAATAATCTAATGATCCAAAACAACATTATTCATGAAAGTTATATCAATAAGGTAAAAAAACTCTTGTTCTTAGGAAGTACCTGTATATACCCCATAAATAGTGAGCTTCCTATAAAAGAAGAGAGTTTGTTAAGTGGTGTTTTAGAATATACAAATGAGCCTTATGCAATTGCAAAGATTGCAGGAATCAAAATGTGTGAGAGCTACAATTTACAATATGGCACCAATTTCTTAACGGCAATGCCAACAAATCTGTACGGCCCTAATGATAATTATGATCTTGAGAAATCTCATGTATTACCGGCATTATTAAGAAAGATCCATCTTGGCCATGCTTTAGAAACTAAAGACTGGGATGTGATACGGCAAGATCTAAATACAAACCCTATGGAGGGCTTAGATGGAGATTCTCCAAAGCAGGAAATTTTAGATATTCTTCAAAAATATGGTGTAACTCTTATAGAGGGAGAGGATGATCATCCTAAAGTTAAAATTGAAATATGGGGAAGTGGAAAAGCTAGAAGAGAATTTTTGCATAGTTCAGAATTTGCAGAAGCTTGCCTTTTTATTATGGAAAATATAGAGTTTCGTGATATTTCTTCTGCCTACAATACAAAAGAGATCAGAAATACACATATTAATATTGGTACTGGTAAAGAGATCTCCATTAAAGATCTGGCATTTTTGGTTAAAGAAACTGTAGGATTTAAGGGAGAACTGTATTTCAATAGCAATAAGCCGGAGGGTACGCTTAGAAAAGTAATAGACTGTCAAAAACTTAAAAATTTAGGATGGCAATACAGCATTGAAATTGAAGAAGGGATAAGAGAAATCTACCAACAATATCAGGAAAATATCACGCAAAGTGTTCATTTATAG